The following are encoded in a window of Methylicorpusculum oleiharenae genomic DNA:
- a CDS encoding glycosyltransferase — MSNKNQSDVARDFWQQTNRGKIGPVDLYVRQKQLLSDYVLPLIFAGDSVLDIGCADGEFTLLYAQVAKQVVGIDISAKLIDQAQTKVRSEGIQNVEFQVRDVFEFESAERFQVVSLMGVLTTIKDNLSAERVVLKASSLLVPGGWLILKDSVMLTGTESKLLKNATYEAIYRPQFEYIHLVRSLGFDLFAEFPILTMENCGQTRVLYIFRQTSVMPFHEKIKGMRVACYGNMPFHFRSLKPLSECFEESLLTLSIDEVMEWSPDVIAVADGWSVEFWRDYCDAYNVELIAMRHGSVTRYGYAESQYNFADFMCGSVWDIEDTLLSKIHPRRGFLLTGNAWVDQVFKLPKRELNQQNLTILFAPTYNPEISAAVFFGDRLVPIIRQVFPNSRIVIKPHPAIVQNDHAFVAYKNLFKGLMDDWHAWTQKDPLVELIDAPEASIADSFAEADILVADASSLIFEFMTLDRPILLYSSDIPVQHWAYNPNAPGNSWRDVGLEFSDDKGFIKLLKNPFEIHKESCSLAQRKRAQQLYGFYQDGLSTERVAAAIAHLSKFHIVINALDIKDADAAHILDLAKSFRAVLSLSTISVIGSFGLSGATVTEYSSCESWRDVFLREFEDTSDYLLLVDGRTTYTPGSAHQINSFIGKLQSGALKCAVLVNKEDDQLSIDVTGALENDWLLKRLVNSISSFHEVPAWVMLSGPAFLGELKQLPELISKTVFDIWWRTLSIKQGASMWPANDLNLVYGKGVIKDVGRQRYILCQSASFNMVPAVRGLPSTKSVFISLSKIPNADYDLYPFEVVINVNGDIFVSLVINGGTTRTLEIPYQPDKDGNQLVVINCTGATAGLRGISGPISLYAKIDVNPVTVSQSDQPQIGSHTAVLVKNSRPSAAITKSTLNSYENWRVKKTLTEADLIIHNHRLDTFWQIYPVVHVIIELNVGDEQLLANTIDSLSQQLYSDWRLVILAPFSAPDNSFDEIDIVSWVVLNSVVTRDSVIRSLLSEDERNWLWLVPVGVQFEPQAFLVLGDYISTNLQACLFYVDDDELADGGALKNPRFKPDFNRDYLYSYDYLGACAVSSRALKSLETWLLSSQALDYHWALQLMEVFGEAAIAHIPEVLLHYPQRTISASHDTSVKVALEQHLHRTHRNAEVQEGYVPGTYNIVYQWSDQPLVSIIVPTRDRLDILQPCIASLLAKTSYAQYEVLIVDNQSELPETLTYFKTIQEQYPDTVRVLSYPKAYNYSAINNYAAELALGEYLVLLNNDTIMVHENWLERMLNHCQHEEVGIVGARLVFPNQTLQHAGVILGMGSFGVADHPHISLPMTDPGYMNRAQVVQNFSAVTAACLLIPKSLYFEVGGLDEENFKVLFNDVDLCLKVRERGYKIVWTPYATVVHHGSSSIKADKNPDKAKRARQEADKMLEKWLPQLANDPAYNRNLSLKHRHFQIETETDVTWNVDFHDRLRIYAFPANDSGVGEYRVRSPLRALTNAAMIQSSLLPNHSATLIPDIVEIERVKPDLLLLQNGTADYLIHAWEQYKRFNSVFRIYSQDDLVFALPGKHPLQGKWPKDMRKRLRKLMENSDRLIVANEPLKEAYSRWIDDIKIVPNYLESTRWLNLSVTNRQRTGNKLRVGWAGGAQHHGDLEFIIPVVESLKNEVDWIFMGMCPDRLKPIIKEYHGGVSFDLYPQKLAELDLDLAIAPLEYNNFNTAKTNLRILEYGVLGWPVICSDILPYQNAPVTLVGNNTQYWLKAIREKIGEPEALTAEGNALQQWVLDNYLLEDHLDDWLMALTP; from the coding sequence ATGAGCAATAAAAATCAGAGCGATGTCGCCCGGGATTTTTGGCAGCAAACAAATCGGGGGAAAATTGGGCCTGTCGATCTTTACGTTCGGCAAAAACAACTTTTGTCTGATTATGTTTTACCATTGATATTCGCCGGGGATAGCGTATTAGATATAGGCTGTGCCGATGGTGAATTCACACTGTTATATGCCCAAGTAGCCAAGCAGGTAGTGGGGATTGATATTAGTGCAAAATTGATTGATCAAGCCCAAACGAAGGTACGATCCGAAGGCATTCAGAATGTTGAATTTCAGGTCAGGGATGTATTTGAATTTGAATCAGCAGAACGATTTCAGGTAGTAAGCTTAATGGGGGTGCTAACTACTATTAAAGATAATCTTTCCGCAGAGCGAGTGGTACTGAAAGCTTCTTCCTTGCTGGTCCCCGGGGGGTGGTTAATTTTAAAAGATTCTGTGATGCTTACAGGCACAGAATCTAAATTGCTTAAAAATGCAACCTATGAAGCAATATACCGTCCCCAATTTGAATATATCCATCTTGTTCGTTCCTTGGGTTTCGATTTGTTCGCCGAATTTCCCATCCTAACAATGGAAAATTGTGGACAAACCAGAGTCCTATATATTTTTCGTCAGACTTCAGTCATGCCATTTCATGAGAAGATCAAAGGGATGAGGGTAGCTTGTTATGGAAATATGCCTTTTCACTTTCGTTCGCTTAAGCCTTTATCCGAGTGTTTTGAGGAAAGTTTGCTGACTTTATCGATTGACGAAGTGATGGAGTGGAGCCCGGATGTAATCGCGGTGGCAGATGGCTGGTCTGTTGAATTTTGGCGAGATTATTGTGATGCCTATAATGTAGAACTAATTGCGATGCGCCATGGTTCGGTAACGAGATATGGTTATGCCGAATCTCAATATAACTTCGCAGATTTTATGTGCGGCAGTGTATGGGATATAGAAGATACACTGCTTTCGAAAATTCATCCTCGGCGAGGTTTTTTGCTAACTGGCAATGCTTGGGTTGATCAAGTATTTAAGTTGCCAAAGCGAGAGCTTAACCAACAGAACCTCACTATATTATTCGCTCCAACGTATAATCCTGAAATTAGTGCAGCTGTTTTTTTTGGAGATCGATTAGTCCCAATAATTCGACAGGTTTTTCCAAACTCGCGCATCGTAATCAAACCCCATCCGGCAATCGTTCAAAACGACCATGCTTTTGTAGCATATAAAAACCTATTTAAGGGGTTAATGGATGATTGGCATGCTTGGACTCAAAAGGATCCTTTGGTGGAATTGATTGATGCGCCGGAAGCTAGTATTGCTGATAGTTTTGCAGAAGCAGATATTCTGGTGGCAGATGCTTCGTCGTTGATATTTGAGTTTATGACCTTGGATCGTCCTATTTTACTTTACTCAAGCGACATACCAGTTCAACATTGGGCATACAATCCAAATGCACCAGGGAACAGCTGGCGTGACGTTGGTCTTGAGTTTAGTGACGACAAAGGCTTTATTAAACTTTTAAAAAATCCGTTTGAGATACATAAAGAAAGCTGTAGTTTGGCTCAGAGAAAAAGGGCGCAGCAACTTTATGGCTTTTATCAAGATGGGCTTTCAACTGAACGTGTAGCTGCTGCTATTGCACATCTCTCAAAATTCCATATCGTTATTAATGCTCTTGATATAAAAGATGCCGATGCTGCACATATTCTGGACTTGGCTAAATCTTTTCGTGCAGTGCTTTCACTTTCCACCATCAGCGTCATTGGATCATTTGGGCTAAGCGGAGCTACAGTAACAGAATACTCTAGTTGTGAAAGCTGGCGGGATGTTTTTTTAAGAGAATTTGAAGATACCAGTGATTATTTATTATTAGTGGATGGAAGAACCACATATACACCAGGAAGTGCTCATCAAATAAACTCATTTATCGGTAAACTTCAGAGTGGGGCTCTTAAATGTGCAGTATTAGTGAATAAAGAGGATGATCAGCTCAGCATTGATGTGACGGGGGCTCTTGAAAATGATTGGCTACTTAAAAGATTAGTTAATTCAATTTCCAGCTTTCATGAGGTTCCTGCTTGGGTAATGCTAAGCGGCCCAGCTTTTTTGGGAGAACTAAAGCAACTGCCAGAACTAATATCTAAAACCGTTTTCGATATTTGGTGGCGTACCCTATCGATTAAGCAGGGTGCCTCTATGTGGCCAGCAAACGATTTAAATCTTGTATACGGTAAAGGTGTAATTAAGGATGTTGGACGGCAGCGATATATTTTATGTCAAAGCGCTAGCTTTAATATGGTTCCGGCTGTTAGGGGCTTGCCAAGTACTAAATCTGTTTTTATTTCTCTATCAAAGATACCAAATGCTGATTATGACCTATATCCATTTGAAGTGGTCATTAATGTTAATGGAGATATATTCGTTTCATTAGTTATTAATGGAGGAACCACTCGGACACTAGAAATACCTTATCAACCTGATAAAGATGGAAATCAACTTGTCGTAATAAATTGTACTGGGGCAACCGCTGGATTGCGTGGCATTTCAGGGCCGATTTCCTTGTATGCAAAGATTGATGTTAATCCTGTGACGGTCAGTCAATCCGATCAGCCTCAAATTGGTTCGCATACTGCTGTATTAGTTAAAAATAGCCGCCCTAGTGCTGCTATCACAAAGTCAACGTTAAATTCTTATGAAAACTGGCGAGTAAAAAAAACCTTAACCGAAGCCGATCTCATTATACACAATCATAGGTTAGATACTTTCTGGCAAATTTATCCTGTTGTCCATGTCATTATTGAATTAAATGTGGGTGATGAGCAACTCTTAGCTAATACCATTGACAGTCTATCTCAGCAGCTTTATTCCGATTGGCGATTGGTCATTTTGGCACCTTTTTCGGCTCCCGATAATTCCTTCGATGAAATTGATATCGTCAGTTGGGTCGTATTAAATAGTGTGGTCACTCGCGACTCGGTAATACGGTCGCTCCTGAGCGAGGATGAGCGCAACTGGTTGTGGCTGGTACCCGTCGGCGTGCAGTTTGAACCTCAAGCGTTTTTAGTTCTAGGTGATTACATCAGCACCAATTTGCAAGCGTGCTTATTTTATGTTGATGACGATGAACTAGCTGACGGGGGGGCTCTGAAAAATCCACGTTTTAAACCGGACTTTAATCGGGATTATCTGTATTCGTATGATTATCTTGGAGCTTGTGCAGTTTCGAGTCGTGCTCTTAAATCGCTTGAAACGTGGCTTTTGAGCAGTCAGGCACTTGATTATCACTGGGCATTACAATTAATGGAGGTTTTCGGTGAGGCGGCAATTGCGCATATCCCCGAAGTGTTACTGCATTATCCGCAAAGGACCATAAGTGCAAGCCATGATACATCAGTCAAAGTGGCGTTGGAGCAACATCTCCATCGCACTCATCGCAATGCTGAAGTGCAAGAAGGTTATGTTCCTGGTACTTACAACATAGTTTATCAATGGTCAGACCAGCCATTAGTTTCCATTATTGTACCTACCCGTGATCGCCTAGATATTTTGCAACCCTGTATAGCCAGTTTGCTGGCGAAAACGAGTTATGCGCAATACGAGGTGCTCATTGTTGATAACCAGAGTGAATTGCCGGAGACGCTGACCTACTTCAAAACTATACAAGAACAGTACCCCGACACTGTCCGTGTATTGAGTTACCCGAAGGCCTATAACTATTCCGCCATCAATAACTATGCGGCAGAGCTCGCCCTTGGCGAGTACCTTGTCTTGTTGAATAACGATACGATAATGGTGCATGAAAACTGGTTGGAGCGTATGCTTAACCACTGTCAACATGAAGAGGTTGGTATTGTCGGTGCACGCTTGGTGTTTCCGAATCAAACGTTGCAGCACGCCGGCGTGATTTTAGGCATGGGGTCTTTTGGTGTGGCTGATCATCCTCATATTAGTTTGCCCATGACTGATCCAGGTTATATGAACCGCGCCCAAGTGGTTCAAAACTTTTCCGCCGTGACCGCCGCATGTTTGTTGATTCCTAAATCTTTATATTTCGAAGTGGGCGGGCTTGATGAGGAAAACTTTAAAGTTTTGTTCAATGATGTTGATTTATGTTTAAAAGTAAGAGAGCGGGGCTATAAAATTGTCTGGACTCCTTATGCAACAGTTGTTCATCATGGTTCCAGCTCAATAAAAGCTGATAAAAATCCTGATAAAGCCAAGAGAGCTAGACAAGAAGCTGACAAAATGTTGGAAAAGTGGCTTCCTCAGCTAGCCAATGACCCTGCTTATAATCGTAATCTTAGTCTCAAACATCGGCATTTTCAGATTGAAACAGAAACGGATGTAACATGGAATGTCGATTTTCATGATAGGCTTCGGATTTACGCCTTTCCTGCGAATGATTCAGGTGTCGGCGAATATCGGGTTAGATCCCCGCTCCGGGCATTGACCAATGCAGCGATGATTCAAAGCAGTTTATTGCCTAATCACAGCGCCACATTGATTCCTGATATTGTTGAAATTGAGCGGGTTAAGCCTGATCTCTTGTTGCTGCAAAATGGTACTGCTGATTATTTAATCCATGCATGGGAACAGTACAAACGCTTTAATTCAGTATTTAGAATCTACTCGCAAGATGATTTGGTTTTTGCATTGCCTGGCAAGCATCCTTTGCAAGGTAAGTGGCCCAAAGATATGCGCAAACGTCTTAGAAAATTGATGGAGAACTCCGACCGGTTGATTGTGGCGAATGAGCCTTTAAAAGAAGCCTACAGCCGGTGGATTGATGACATCAAAATTGTGCCCAATTATTTGGAAAGTACCCGATGGCTGAATTTGTCGGTCACCAACAGACAACGTACTGGCAATAAACTGCGTGTTGGTTGGGCGGGGGGCGCGCAACATCATGGTGATCTTGAATTTATTATTCCTGTGGTTGAATCCCTAAAAAACGAGGTCGACTGGATTTTTATGGGTATGTGCCCTGATAGGCTTAAGCCTATTATCAAGGAGTATCATGGGGGGGTGTCGTTTGATCTTTATCCTCAAAAACTGGCTGAACTGGATCTTGATTTAGCCATTGCGCCATTGGAGTACAACAATTTTAATACGGCTAAAACGAATTTACGCATACTTGAATACGGCGTGCTCGGTTGGCCGGTAATTTGTTCCGATATTCTTCCTTACCAGAATGCCCCGGTGACCTTAGTCGGTAATAATACTCAGTATTGGCTTAAAGCCATCAGAGAGAAAATCGGTGAACCTGAAGCGTTAACAGCGGAGGGAAATGCATTGCAGCAATGGGTGTTGGATAATTACTTGCTTGAAGATCATTTGGATGATTGGTTGATGGCGTTGACACCTTAG
- a CDS encoding NTP transferase domain-containing protein encodes MPPIKHAVISAAGIGSRLGLDKPKCMVEVLNRTLLDYHVERLHGVETLWVVVGFHEDVVIQHALSLRRDIIIVRNPEYARTNTLQSIYRVARHLKERVLVIDADTVLEDNSFYKFVVAAEEHSNLLGVSRYTTSDGVRAQLDTVGRNVIGFSRHVRHEFEWTGIAVIEPHLVVNKPIYVYQALESHLPLPAFELKAFDIDTTADLDMARHVMAKQWS; translated from the coding sequence ATGCCGCCTATTAAACACGCTGTAATTAGTGCTGCCGGAATAGGTTCAAGGCTGGGCCTTGATAAGCCGAAATGCATGGTCGAGGTTTTGAATCGAACTTTGTTAGATTACCATGTAGAGAGACTTCATGGTGTGGAAACGTTGTGGGTTGTGGTAGGTTTTCATGAAGATGTGGTTATACAGCACGCTTTAAGTTTAAGGCGAGATATCATAATTGTACGAAATCCCGAATATGCCCGCACCAATACGTTGCAGAGTATTTATAGGGTGGCTCGGCATCTTAAGGAGCGAGTGTTAGTTATAGATGCTGATACAGTGCTTGAAGATAATTCTTTTTATAAATTTGTTGTGGCAGCGGAGGAACATTCTAATCTTCTTGGTGTATCACGATACACCACTAGTGATGGGGTAAGGGCTCAGCTTGACACTGTAGGGCGCAATGTGATTGGTTTTAGTCGGCATGTAAGACATGAGTTTGAATGGACCGGAATCGCTGTGATAGAGCCGCATTTAGTCGTGAATAAACCTATCTATGTTTATCAAGCGCTAGAATCTCATTTGCCTTTACCGGCTTTCGAGTTGAAAGCCTTTGATATTGACACGACAGCAGATCTTGATATGGCGCGTCATGTTATGGCTAAGCAGTGGAGCTAA
- a CDS encoding HAD-IB family phosphatase → MKTAYCFDLDGTLTNQEILPLIASSVGLEDEIGVLTEATINGYLPFDKSFKLRVKLLKDADVDWIHRVLSEEINLQPQIIDFIFSHIEESFVVTGNLDLWVKSMLDDLNIQSFTSTARMCNDKLDGVETVLHKGDAVSSLRDRFDRIVVVGDGMNDVSMFEVADWRIAFGGVHPPHKQLISLSDFVVYDGVSLCRLLNTL, encoded by the coding sequence ATGAAAACAGCATATTGCTTTGATTTAGATGGAACACTTACCAATCAAGAAATACTGCCATTAATAGCTTCATCTGTTGGTTTGGAAGATGAAATAGGTGTATTAACAGAGGCTACCATTAACGGCTATTTGCCTTTTGATAAATCTTTTAAGTTAAGGGTGAAACTGTTAAAGGATGCTGATGTGGATTGGATTCATAGAGTTTTGTCTGAAGAGATAAATTTACAGCCCCAAATTATCGACTTTATTTTTTCTCATATTGAGGAATCTTTCGTGGTTACTGGAAACCTCGATTTATGGGTAAAATCAATGCTGGACGACTTAAATATTCAAAGTTTCACTTCAACAGCGCGTATGTGTAACGATAAGTTAGACGGTGTAGAAACTGTATTGCATAAAGGCGATGCTGTTTCTAGTTTACGCGATCGTTTTGACCGCATTGTGGTTGTAGGTGATGGTATGAACGATGTCTCAATGTTTGAGGTGGCTGATTGGCGAATTGCCTTTGGAGGAGTTCATCCTCCTCATAAACAACTCATTAGCCTCAGTGATTTTGTTGTCTATGATGGAGTATCTTTATGCCGCCTATTAAACACGCTGTAA
- a CDS encoding class I SAM-dependent methyltransferase, with translation MQHPRRILGKSKAIDYAATQAFFEERGIREYDTVLSTTMYQDKDPKLVELRDRYEKANIAGLLNLYETKNVFDIGCGIGRWGWFFAEQFEKIDYLGIDFSSSLIGKAKQESMKLGFTNLRFQVMSAIEMQSEKLILYPPYDLILLSGLLIYLNDSDCLSVLKNAASFCAPGGKIYLREPVGIAKRVTLDKFYSIELSHEYSAIYRTIDELNSFYDVTLYSNNFIRKESGFLFPNEMEKRKETRQYFSIFQKGFS, from the coding sequence GTGCAACATCCACGAAGAATTTTAGGTAAAAGTAAGGCAATAGACTATGCGGCAACTCAAGCATTTTTTGAAGAGCGTGGCATTCGTGAATACGATACCGTTCTAAGCACAACAATGTACCAGGATAAAGATCCCAAGTTGGTCGAGTTGCGTGATCGGTATGAAAAAGCAAATATCGCGGGGCTGCTTAATCTGTACGAGACGAAGAACGTTTTTGACATAGGTTGCGGTATAGGGCGTTGGGGATGGTTTTTTGCAGAGCAGTTTGAAAAAATAGATTATTTGGGGATCGATTTTTCAAGTTCTTTAATAGGAAAAGCAAAGCAAGAATCGATGAAATTAGGATTTACAAATCTCCGTTTTCAAGTTATGTCAGCAATTGAAATGCAATCCGAGAAACTGATTCTATACCCTCCTTATGATTTGATATTGCTATCTGGTTTATTGATCTATCTAAATGATAGTGATTGTTTGAGTGTTTTAAAAAATGCCGCAAGTTTTTGTGCTCCTGGTGGAAAAATATACTTAAGAGAGCCGGTTGGTATAGCTAAGAGAGTTACTCTGGATAAGTTCTACTCTATAGAACTTTCTCATGAGTATTCTGCTATTTATAGAACAATTGATGAGTTGAATTCGTTTTATGATGTAACTTTATATTCTAATAATTTCATAAGAAAGGAAAGCGGATTCTTATTTCCAAACGAGATGGAAAAACGCAAAGAAACAAGACAGTATTTCTCTATATTTCAGAAAGGATTTAGTTAA